TGTGTCCTTAAATTATCTCCATTTTTTACCGTTTTATTTAGTTCACTTTATCTCAAGAATTTAGAGAATGGTTTATTTAGTGTGTTTTGCTTGTTTGGTTAATTAATGTTTTTACTGTATCAGATCCCAATTTGACATGTTTGATCCACTTGTAGTTGAAACAGATATGATTTAAAATTTTGTAGAACAGGTTGTTCTGAGAAATTCTGTTCAAGCTAGAATGGATCCTGAACAAATACTTGGCGATTACCTACTACTTTGTTAGAGTTCCATTTGAAATTTAaagctttcttttcttttcttctatTGATTTACTCGCATTTGATTACTTGCTATGGTTTCTGCTTACTCGATCTGAATCCTTATCAGGATAAGGTGATGGCATCAAAAACTAACTTGTCAATCCATGACACTGAGATGGCAGACATGATGAATCAACCGAATGCACATCAAATGGAAGTATCTGCTGAGGATACATTGAATGATTTTACAGGCAAAACGTGCAGATATGGAACAACTACTGGTCGTGCTGTAGTTGTGGCCCTGCCTTGTGACCAAACCTCTTTCAGTCGAGGAAAGAAAGCTGTAAGTTGAATACATATTGTTAATTCTTAATCAAGGATACAAGTACTGATCAATTCAAAGCATATTCAGAAACTCTAAAGTTCATCAAGAAGATTAGAATTATCACGAACAAACTGGAACAGTTTTCACCAaactaaaaaaattataaaaacgaTTGCTGTTTTAAGATGTGACAACACCCCCCTCGCGCAAAGGTGGGCTTATTTACTGAAATATTAACATTCTGCTCTAAGTTATATTGACCAAATACCGCGGTAATGCTTGAAGACTGTACTTGCTACATACACTTTATTTACAGCCTGTATTATCATGGAATGTATATAACCATAAGACTCTTTGTTATTTGTTAGTGACTACCATTCATGTACTCCATTTTCTTTGTTTAATAATAGCTTATAATGGATCTTTTCTACTTTCTAGAGGGGTCAGCTGGTAGAAGGCAGTAGGAGCACTTCAAAAGGAAAGAGGAAAGAACTATGTACGTTTACGATAAAATGCCCTGAAGCTGGATACTGTCCTTTTCTAGCTAGTGATCTATTATCTGGAAAATTTGTTATCATGTGATTGCAATTGATAAAAATGCAATTGTGGATGTGTACAGGTGCTACTGTTCCAGTTGATCATGGGAATTTACCATTTCAGAAAAGCGAAAATCTCTGGGGAGTGGTTGAATCACTGGGAACATTTAGTATTATGCCTCAGAAGCCTCATTTTGGCCCTTTAGGATCCTACAAGGAGATTGAACGTGAAGGAGAGGCTCTCAGGTTGATGGTCCTCTTTGATAAGATTACGAAGAAAGCTTTAAACTTGCGGCTTGATGCGCCAAGAGATGATATTAAATATGAGCTTTCAATTCTTGATAAATTGGAGACCCATGGCTTTGATGTCATGAAACTGCGAGATATTTTGACTAGGGGACTCCTGTTGAAGGACCGACAGGAGGATATCGAGAATTTAGTAAAAGAAAGCATAAGGCGGCTCACTGAATTTGATCTTGAGAAATGCAAAGATAAAGAGAACGGTATTAAGAGAGATATTGAGATGAGAAAGTTAATGGAAGAAGCAAGATTGGCCGATTTTAGGGATAAAGAAATCAATGTTAAAGTTGCATCTGATCAATTGGCATCAAGAATGATTGAGGACGAACTCACCAGAATCAAGACACAGTTCGAAGAACTTGTCGCTTCCCTTTTCAACTAGACAGCATATTTTTTTCCTGTTCCATACCGGAAGTGTTCTTGTAATTTGATTAAATGGTGCTCTAACTGAACTTTGTTAAAATGTTTGTCTACAGAACTGGCTCTGTATTTCTTTGTTTCTTATAATATATAATAAGTAGAAATTTTCTTTAAGACTAATCTATATTCTGTTGGTCAATTAAGGTGATGGCAACAAAAGGACAGACCTTATAGAGCGTGTTGCTACACAGTAATTAGAAAAGACCATTCTATGAAGGGGTTCTCTGCTGGCGGTAAGCAAAATCCACCACGTGAGGCAGTAGTTGGAAAAACCAATAGTTATTTATCAAAATCTCTGTCTACTCCGTGTGTCTAATTCGATTCTCAACCTGGGAGCTAAACTAGTTTTGGGTTTAGTAATAAATCCACCAGGTGAGGCAACACGAGTATTTGAGTTCCAACACAGATTTTTCAGGAGTTGCTAAATTAGCTTTTAATTAGAAATCTATTAGTTTGGAAAGTGAGCTCTTTCATTGATTTTTGATAGGTTTAAGTCTTGAGATCATTAGAGATTTAATAACAGATAAAACATGAATTGAAACTACATCTGCAATATTTTATCAAGTATAGTGATTATAAGTTTTAAACTACATCTGCAGATTCCTTATAATCTGGACTTCACTTTGAAGTCATGTCAGATTGGTATATCCACTAGTCTCTCATTTATCAACTAACTTATTGTCAATATCGCTTGGCTAAGTTCATAACAAGAACAAGAAATTTACTACAATGATAGCATGTTTCTCAGTACACCCATTACAGTTATTAAGAGTGATAGCACGTGATAGGTCCATATTATTGCATATTATTAATATCTATCTTATGTCCGTTtcgtaattttattaataaataaattattttactttgttttgtaggaaaataaataaaatcagaatttgagttggaaaaggagcaaataaggaaggaggtggactattctagaagtcaagagaattggaagataaatagaatctttattggagaagaagaagaatttacTTTAAGAATTCTACTTGTATTCCAAGAACCTAACCCTCATATTTTTCCTATATATGGGTCTCCCCTCTTCTATTTTAAACATTCAACATTAAACATTCCAACACCCAAGACACCCAATTAGTTATttgttttgttcatcttgttatcatgtgtagctaaatttgttccccaggatgaagatgaagttaatttaTTCTCTTTGATATCTTCTCATTCCTATTATTTGATTCtcattatttttcttggtgcttaattgtttaattgacaaagtgattttaatatattattgttaccggatttatttttcataccctatgcttgctccatgaagttttgatgggttattgttaaataacaagtttcatagtatatgtttgtctcgttaattaaaatttatttgtgaagaaaagagAATTGATTTTAGGGCGACATGCTATTAATTGTGATTGATTAACAGATTCGGATTCCTAGTTTTTTCATATTATTTGATCTATTTGCTAATTAGGTTAATTCAAACTCCTCTCAAATCTTATTGTCTGGTTCGCCTGATTTAAATTGTTAGGGTTTTGAAAATTCATAGTCTCTATGGATCGACCTGTATTTGTTACAATTAACCGCTGTGCACTTGCAGTTATTTTacacatcaagtttttggcgccgctgccggggactatTGTTAATTTTCATTTCTTGATATTTAATTCTTCGGACTAGTTTTTTTATTTTGCTCTTTGTTTTTTTAGGGAATCGTGAAGCGGAGGAAAGCTTGGACAAGAAGATCGCTAGAAGGCATCACCGTCtcttttgaaatttttgaaagcGCTTTTCGGTATTCCGTATCACCtctctatttttttttcttcttctcacttttattattgaaaactccaaaaaaaaaatatttgaaaatttcaaaaatattagTTAGTTAATTGTTAAAAACCAATTTGTTGCATCATTCATTCTCTCACGTAGGATCACATCATCTAGattttctttttgtatttatTGTTTTCCATCTTATACAATTGTGGTGATTGCTGGAGGAAAGAGGTACGTACAATTTAGAATAATACACGTAGTGTAGTGCATCCATAAGTGTTTATAATCTTGTTCTTTGTGTGCTGCATCATCTAATCAACCTTAAGGGTGCCACCCTATTACAAGATAAGGTGAGGGATTTCATCACCCTTTCCTTGGCCCACAAATCACTAATTCCTTCATCTTGCATTTACCCACCTTAATAAAATTAAGTAGACGTTGGCCCCTAGGATTTCGAGCTCAATTAGGAAGGTACCTAAAAGAGGAAGTAAATTTGGAATTATTCGAACTTTTGGTGACAAGGCAATTGTATCACTTACCTGGCTAATTTGGATTTGTGACTAGGCTAACGGTTCTCTAATTCAGCGCCTTGTTTACAAGGAAGTGCTCCCGCTTACCTGGCCAATCGGTTTGAATAAATCTAGATTTATAGACTTTTTGGTGGTCCAAAAGTTAGGAGCTGTCTAGATTATTTTTAGGATTACCCATAGATCTAAGATTTTCTTTTTGATTTTCCAATTTTTTTGGGTGTTTACTTATAGCTTTTGTCTGCTACGTGATTACTTTTCTTATATGCAAAGTAATTGGGTTCGAGACCATTCATCTAGATTAATAAGACACTTTAACCTTTCATCTCCTAAAGTAGTAAGGCAACTCAACTTTTCTTCACCCACTAACTTCTCTTCACCCACTAAAATTGAGTCAAACGAAGAAGTAGAAATTCCACCTGTAATCATGGCGGTCTCACTTAAAGACCGTTGTTATCCCGCTCGTTCCGCTGAACCCTCATGCATAGTCCTACCTGAAGTAACCGCGAACAATTTTGAAATCAAACATCACCACATTAGCATGTTGCCTAGGTTTTCTGGGATAGAAGGAGAGGATCCATATCTTTTCATTCGAGAATTTGAGGAAGTATGTGCTTTACAAAAACTCCAACAACTTAGCTCAGACTCCATTAGGCTCAGACTTATTAACTTTGCTTTAAAAGAAGAGGCTAAACAATGGTTGTATAGTCTATCCGTTAATTCTATTTCCACGTAGGATGGATTTGTGTCTatctttcttaaaaaatattttccaaaccATAAGGCAAACAGACTTATGAATGAAATCTACCAATTTCAACAAAATCGAAATGAGTCTTTTTGGAAGTATTTTGATAGATTTAAAAAGATTTTGTCTAAGTGTCCTCAACATGGTATAGAAAAATGGAGACTTTGTAAAATTCTTTATGAAGCCTTAGACAGTCAAACCACTGCTTTGTTAGAGTCTATGTGCCAAGGTAAATTTATGGATAAAAATGAGGAAGAAGCTTGGCAATTTTTTGAGGAGTTAGCTGAAAAACAATGTTGTGGGAGTCAACTAGGGAACCTAATCCGGAACCTGAAAGATCTAAGGGCTTACACGTAGTTGGTAATTCTATTGCAACCGAAGCTAAGTTAGCTACATTTACTAAACGTCTAGAAGCCTTAGAAACCAACAAGGTGTCTTCTCAATTTTCTATCTGTGCAAATTGTAGTTCTCCTAATCATGTAATAGACAATTGCCCTGAAAGTGAACAAGTTAATGCTATGTTTCAACCTAGAGTTAGGAATGATCCATATGCACCCACATACAATCCTGGTTGGAAGAATCACCCAAATTTCTCATGGAACCAAGGTCAATACAATTAGTTTAATCAAAACTCTCAACCTTCTTTTCAAAAGCCCAATCCTGGTCCATATCCAACTCAAATCTTGGTCATTATCCTAACTCAGTCCACTTAAACCATCCTGGTTTTGGTGAATCTGATAAGAAATTGcgaaaggcatatgtcatagcctatttgtttattcgaggatttaactcaactcaaataagaatgtaacaagtaaatagtggatctaccgtcaaagagatctcacaaagtaatatctatcaaaggattcagaaacaaggttcatctacagacttgaggaattaattcactggaagaagttcaagaaattgatcaagcctcagttatataaatcaagattgtggatttaatcaagtgacagagatcttatcagggtatcagataattacatggatttaatctgaagaaaatcaagtgatcaaagtcaagacatgaagaaacgtcacggaagttagtcactcatgaaccagacagtacatcgagtgtcaacattgaagtggtggaattgattcataattttcagaagattttcagaagaatggttgcagttcaagagtagtattaattctttattaattaattaagtcatataattcaattaagaaaataaattatatctgcaaagattaatttattgattaattgaattaattgattaattaattctgaattaatattaagaattttcagaattataattgaattaaaatcagtttaattcAATAAGTCAATTAAaacttgaactggcatgacaatctggattgtcataccgattatcatgccaggtcatttcaattgtctcactgAAAGTTCTCCCCTCTtcagcagattgtcttgctagctcaacagattatcatgctagttcaagagatagtcttgccgaaagtcatggtggtttaggagattgtcatgccgattgtcatgctagttcaaccgattgtcttcccagttcaattctattctgtttATTGAAATATAAAATAAACGAAGCAGAATACAATTTAGAGACACATAACACAAGTCAaccattcaagaacaaaaaaaaaAGAAGCAGCATCCAATATTTCATCTTTAAtctgctgaattcaagatcataatttctagttattaaagttaaatccaaaccactagaaatcactctcttgttcttgtgtaactatcgcggatcaaaatccctagaacttaatctcaaattgcgtttagcatttgattccttttattgcaaaaatagaaaaagttcatgtcgaatttattctagatttgtgataattaatttgagattaatcccttgtaatcgataccgctgttgtaacacatttcaagtttaataatatttttatttaacttgaattttgtttcaatttttattccgcactaaattcgattattcgatatagtttgtattcaacccccccttctacaaacacattgggacctaacaattggtatcagagccttctgattaactaacaaatcaagatcctagacttttatgattttttcaactccttgaatttttatttattcaaaaattcataatgacttcacaaaaaattggaaccgttaaaattccactatttgataaagaaaattatattatgtggaagaagaagatgctcttgtttttacaagttgcaaatcccaaatatctgaactttttaaagaagggtccaaaaactccgatggttattgaaccagaggtgatagtagatgatgttgtgattaccaaagctagaacctatgcaaaagagcctgaggatttttctcctgctgaaaaagaagaagcctccttggttgccagccttcagttaattttagttgattccctcgatcccttgatgaacagacatgtgatgaactgtaaaaattccaaacacatctggggaactattgaggtaattaatgaaggtacagaggaagtgagggagaacaagttggagatcataatctctgagtatgaacattttaaatccaatccaggagaaggaattactgaagtgtttgagatgtacaatgcattgatcaataacctgaacataaatggaaaatattattcaatcatggaggtcaacaaaaagttcctgttaacactgccaactcatcttgaacatagaatcactgccataagagaagctagagatctgaatgagatttctttggatagactctatggtgtgttaaaaacctatgagttggagcagattcagcggaaggaagtctatgggaaagatagagtggtcagcacatctactgctctagtagctgaaggtcaacaataacaacaacaatctcaacagtcagagagaatggtatagtattccaaggctgaggaaaatgtattagtagcagaatatgatcctcctactacaaatcaatctagtgatgatttttactccttggaagagctggagcaattagaagatgagtcaatggcccaaattgtcaagagattctccaatgtcagattcaagagaaatcccaagttcaagtacaagtctaactacaacagattccagacaggtggatcttcatcctctaacaccagtagtggtggatacaatatagggatggttgatcggagcaccattagatgctataactgcaatgagttgggacactttgccacagaatgcatgaagccaaagcaagtaaggaagaactcttatgattcaaatcagaagagtaactctgaaagggcttacctgacaaagggaagaagctgggatgatactgatagtgaagatgaagaagatgagaatcttgctcttttggctattgatggaaaagcttcatcgttaagaaaagaggtaaaatttactgatgctgaattagtttatcatcaaggaggttccttagattgtgctcatcatgataatgaactgttaagttagcagatcaaagaccttgagaaagaggtcaatgagTTAAGACTagtgcacattaatcaagacaagttaaaagaacaagtatcttttctagagaatagagttaactgttatagacaactcaaaactattctcaaagacaagatcaccggttttgagactaaggttagagcctacttcaattcttgttcaaagcctaaagagttctacagtaagcaagctgttaatcaaacatctggaataggttatgattacaatgctgctattggagaattaggcataaactcccctcctcatgtctgtgctaaaggtagggaagtaccacatgtgcttaagggtgttgataaacccctctataaagcatcaattgctgaaccatttgatgcgacctcctctattattcaagaagaaatacgtgctgaagatcatgctaatgagaaggttgtttccaagtcaagtgtgtcgaaagttccagtcaaagttgtgaaagcaactgagactaactcagacacacatgagttggataacaaaactgccatgtctaccatgcatattttgcctgttgttaatccctctcataaagcatgtggtgttgctaattgtatgtcttgtgcttttaatttgatgtatgcttattttaatggtaagcatgtttctagtgataagactactcctcgtcagcatgtgaataatatgaagcatgataggtctaagactgctagtccttctaaggctagaaaggagacatttgtgcctaagcctaaacagaaatttgttaaggttgtttacaaggtcaaatgaccagtcattgagaaagttgagtacattaaagttaagaatgttgtttttcctgacaaaggtcaattctacaagtatgtcgggcctaaccaagtttgggttccgaagaaggtttaatccatttgtgttacagggcattaaacaggtgaaaccggtagtgtggattcttgacagtggatcgtcgagacatatgaccggagatagagccctgctatcaaatgtggttgagaaagctgacccactggttacctttggagataacagcaaaggtttaactgagggatatggctggtTGCAAgatggtaatgttatcattgaactcaaacttctttcaacattaatgatttcttatttcatttaaaatcttttgaagtcactattgtacatcatctctctcaaaagattaaatgtataattttcattcattatagatcttaagtacattgtATCTCTATAGTGcaatatgttctgtgatacaggttcagtcttcaatggctttctttcattgacagtcatgaggttgaaaatccacaacttctatcccagactgtaaagacaaacacagaaacagaaccaaccaacactctcttaccactaaaatgaagtatgaatgagcgtgagggagatagtgtcgtagtgcaccacataaggaaggttctgtattcaacccagtagctctgtctcctacaaagatgagtaggatttaaaccgagacaacttctagctcccatacatcttctcaaaaagatgtaatggctgaaaaggcacaaaaacagttactagactCATTCTCTCAACATGGTGCGTCTATTAAAATTTGTCTGTCTGTCAGGGTATCCattgtagtgtcaccacctcaaacataagaaattcttgatgcacaaggaaaggttacacatacaaaggatgagttgatgaaaacaagagtttcgaccattttaaggtcagattcgattgttcaaggttctttaatggaccaattgcctttacaggtgttaggagaggatactgatccaaaatcCATATGTCAGtagtcagtgtctacctccccaggcttaaatcccctggatgcatctgcggatagtggatctgacataggtgcagatcggcaacttgttgacaatgattcagatattacctgatgagtcacaaggaaatgtcttcacatacattagaaggcaactttgatctttatgctaaattctttggattattgtttaccttcccagaattcaaatttggaaccctaaaagggaaactatcaacttgtagattatgactcagattcatctgacgggtttaacaaggatggggatttgcgaactcccattgcaccacctgtgacctccttaaggatggctaaggtgattttccttgcaggtacagctaaattttggagctatgagaggagtgatacacttgtgagaatgagtgtaaacacaaGTGCAGAGAAGAGTGAcacacatgtgaggtacactaaacagaatcacacactcacagtgaggaagaaagagaaactacttgttatttcttttccaaccaagtgaaatatgagaactccttcagacaacggcatacattccttttctaagggggagataaaagcttaagtaatagtttggaggattcctcaactaagggggataaatagcagggaggaagaaaaagatcctatatATGTATACTACACCACACcgttgttgtttgtaactacggatcctattgtacgggagaggtggtaaacacaaggtgattttctagtaagagaagaagctgttttccaaaaggggagtaccattggttttcatctgcggatcctattgtacgggagatgtggtaaacgaaggtgatcttctttaagcagttgattttcatagggggagaagcaagagagatatgcgcttctcaacaggaaatgtggttgtacaaaagaagatgaaactacttgaagatatgttcagtctagaggaacatctatttggaatctggaaaaggttaaatataatccagaacttttctgctatttactttgcatttctgattacatctttttcttatttgttagttgagttatcctctaggtatttgttgttattgtctaacaaaaaaatagggggagattgaaaggcatatgtcatagcctatttgtttattcgaggatttaactcaactcaaataagattgtaacaagtaaatagtggatctaccgtcaaagagatctcacaaagtaacatctgtcaaaggattcagaaacaaggttcatctacagacttgaggaattaattcactggaagaagttcaagaaattgatcaagcctcagtgatataaatcaagattgtggatttaatcaagtgacagagatcttgtcagggtatcagataattacagggatttaatctgaagaaaatcaagtgatcaaagtcaagacatgaagaaacgtcacggaagttagtcactcatgaaccagacagtacctcgagtgtcaacattgaagtggtggaattgattcataattttcagaagattttcagaagaatggttgcagttcaaaagtagtattaattctttattaattaattaagtcatataatttaattaagaaaataaattatatctgcaaagattaatttattgattaattgaattaattgattaattaattctgaattaatattaagaattttcagaattataattgaattaaaatcagtttaattcAATAAGTCAATTAAaacttgaactggcatgacaatctggattatcataccgattgtcatgccaggtcatttcaattgtctcaccaaaagttctactggttcagcagattgtcttgttagttcaacagattgtcatgctagttcaagagatagtcttgccgaaagttatGGTGGTTCAggagattgtcatgccgattgtcatgttagttcaaccgattgtcttgccagttcaattctattctgttgattgaaATATAAAACAAACGAAGCAGAATACAATTTAGAGAAACAGAATACAAGTCAAccattcaagaacaaaaagaaaagaagcagcagccaatatttcatctttcatctgctgaattcaagatcataatttctagttattaaagttaaatccaaaccactagaaatcattctcttgttcttgtgtaactatctagcggatcaaaatccctagaacttaatctcaaattacgtttagcatttgattccttttattgcaaaaataaaaaaagttcatgtcgaatttattctagatttgtgataattaatttgagattaatcccttataatcgataccgttgttgtaacacatttcaagtttaataatatttttatttaacttgaattttgtttcaatttttattccgcacta
The sequence above is drawn from the Apium graveolens cultivar Ventura chromosome 2, ASM990537v1, whole genome shotgun sequence genome and encodes:
- the LOC141706130 gene encoding DUF724 domain-containing protein 8-like, which codes for MASKTNLSIHDTEMADMMNQPNAHQMEVSAEDTLNDFTGKTCRYGTTTGRAVVVALPCDQTSFSRGKKARGQLVEGSRSTSKGKRKELCATVPVDHGNLPFQKSENLWGVVESLGTFSIMPQKPHFGPLGSYKEIEREGEALRLMVLFDKITKKALNLRLDAPRDDIKYELSILDKLETHGFDVMKLRDILTRGLLLKDRQEDIENLVKESIRRLTEFDLEKCKDKENGIKRDIEMRKLMEEARLADFRDKEINVKVASDQLASRMIEDELTRIKTQFEELVASLFN